One genomic region from Leptolyngbyaceae cyanobacterium JSC-12 encodes:
- a CDS encoding protein kinase family protein (IMG reference gene:2510095931~PFAM: Protein kinase domain), with translation MSNFFARELNRSKYRLLGLVGQGQFGRVYCATHRKTGRLVALKELDRDRFSTHKFLRELRFLLSLQHPNIVTCQAMEQTATGRYLVMDYCEGGTLRNLLDEDVQLHPMQSLKLIAQILSGLVHAHQRGIVHCDIKPENVLLQVSADGWIARISDFGIARLSQEIASQSGFSNTGSPAYMAPERFYGQYSVASDLYAVGILLFELLTGHRPFSGVPGDLMSAHLNQTVKIPDSIPTDLQATIQKALQKLPARRFRSAQEMLEQIQLFATRGEANFQSGGSTITLARPSYPIQSCQFLHEYQEDLSVPVHSLGGGQLLVSQIEQSTEALASKPESSEQPISSGKYIFRVVGSRVGCQIYLTDNSDRDQTLEPVERSPLPITTVRLPVPIVRLVVQEDGCFAITQQAVYWLPAALFDTKTAHHGQKRLQRSHPEAINSLHLIPQLIAELEQDMVATISPNGNWVATAVLDPARSYSQIHTWNVRRLQPFKPERTFHTVPCFQLLALDSRHIATFSHLTDPDSRSCITGVLIEGFTRRGTSLGSLKLPIPLRDITTTPIPYRLLAMEPGHPTALLQVDLKPLRIQRIGLTIVPKLLASTVWGCALMDETGQIVLLSLYGQILGHINGPSYPTALSFLDPHRLLIATWSNDQGDLYIVNLQHLDLDILF, from the coding sequence GTGTCCAACTTCTTTGCAAGAGAGCTAAATCGCTCCAAGTATCGGTTACTTGGGCTAGTTGGGCAGGGGCAGTTTGGTCGTGTGTACTGTGCCACGCATCGTAAAACTGGGCGTTTGGTTGCGTTGAAGGAGTTAGATCGCGATCGCTTCTCAACCCATAAATTTTTGCGAGAACTCCGGTTTTTGCTTAGTCTTCAACATCCCAACATTGTGACCTGTCAGGCAATGGAACAGACTGCCACAGGTCGTTACCTCGTCATGGACTATTGTGAAGGCGGCACTCTTCGAAACCTGTTGGATGAAGATGTGCAACTGCACCCAATGCAAAGTCTGAAACTGATTGCTCAAATTTTGTCAGGCTTAGTTCATGCGCATCAACGGGGCATTGTACATTGCGATATTAAGCCAGAAAACGTTCTACTGCAGGTCAGCGCTGATGGTTGGATTGCTCGTATCTCTGACTTCGGAATTGCTCGCCTGAGTCAAGAAATCGCATCCCAGAGCGGTTTTAGTAACACTGGCTCACCCGCTTATATGGCTCCAGAGCGATTTTATGGTCAGTACTCAGTTGCTTCTGATCTCTACGCAGTCGGCATTTTGTTGTTTGAACTGCTAACGGGGCATCGCCCATTTTCGGGTGTTCCTGGGGATTTGATGTCTGCCCATTTGAACCAGACAGTGAAAATTCCAGACTCGATCCCGACTGACTTACAAGCCACTATCCAGAAGGCGTTGCAAAAGTTGCCCGCAAGACGATTTCGCTCTGCCCAGGAGATGCTGGAGCAGATACAGTTATTTGCTACCAGGGGGGAAGCTAATTTCCAATCTGGCGGGTCAACAATCACCCTGGCGCGCCCGTCTTATCCAATTCAGAGTTGCCAATTTTTGCATGAGTATCAAGAAGATCTCTCAGTTCCCGTTCATTCGTTGGGTGGGGGACAATTGCTGGTTTCTCAGATTGAGCAATCTACAGAGGCACTTGCCAGCAAACCCGAATCTTCTGAGCAACCAATCAGTTCAGGCAAATACATCTTTCGTGTCGTTGGTAGTCGTGTAGGTTGCCAGATTTACTTAACAGATAATAGCGATCGCGACCAGACTCTCGAACCAGTAGAACGTTCCCCTTTACCCATCACCACAGTGCGGCTCCCAGTTCCCATTGTTCGTCTGGTAGTTCAGGAGGATGGGTGTTTTGCGATAACTCAGCAAGCAGTGTACTGGCTGCCCGCTGCCTTATTTGATACGAAAACAGCCCACCACGGTCAAAAACGGTTGCAGCGATCGCACCCAGAAGCAATCAACTCGCTTCACCTGATTCCTCAATTAATTGCCGAGTTAGAGCAAGACATGGTTGCAACCATCTCGCCCAATGGCAACTGGGTGGCAACGGCAGTGCTTGATCCGGCGCGATCGTACAGCCAAATTCATACCTGGAATGTCAGACGTTTACAGCCCTTTAAGCCTGAGAGGACATTTCATACAGTGCCCTGTTTCCAACTCCTAGCTCTCGACTCACGCCACATTGCTACCTTCTCCCATCTCACAGACCCCGATTCCAGGTCTTGCATCACAGGTGTTTTAATAGAGGGTTTCACCCGTAGAGGCACCTCCCTTGGCTCACTCAAATTACCCATTCCCTTACGGGACATCACCACAACTCCCATCCCCTATCGGCTCCTGGCTATGGAACCAGGTCATCCCACTGCTTTGTTGCAGGTAGATCTCAAGCCTCTCAGGATTCAACGTATTGGTTTAACCATTGTTCCCAAACTACTAGCATCCACCGTGTGGGGATGTGCTCTGATGGATGAAACTGGCCAGATCGTGTTGCTGAGTCTATACGGGCAAATCTTGGGGCACATCAATGGTCCGTCTTACCCAACTGCGCTCTCATTCCTTGATCCTCATCGTCTCCTGATTGCAACCTGGAGCAATGACCAGGGGGACTTGTATATCGTGAATTTGCAACACCTCGATTTGGACATTTTGTTTTAA
- a CDS encoding hypothetical protein (IMG reference gene:2510095937) has protein sequence MLPFVAVPSTIAQEFGKYRDLFCRGAGFEQVSRYVTGLLLSENKTLQGIAGQWVAGGEVGGRRAMHAAVFEAGWRSSELMSHHRAVIAKEHQGRGREVISLDWTLSHHDWGKQIFGVKRSYDYVEHRMSCFQTVVTATIANRHLIDGIDVVVQFPDFSVAEREYLKVTAKSHYDDLDQVRERLIEMLHYHKNRLEYRKRTEIAVEIVRQVEAEGQFPTADYAFDNGVLTVELTAMIESAGKHWVSEVESSRNILWNDQWQRVDAIGLELRIHHPESFRPIQVTCRNGETKPIWAFTKVVRLKKFGRKRLVIVHEQADLQDPPRFLLTDALHWESGRVMQTWSYRWSCEVFHEVSKQHTGLESAQVRNEEAVNRHFRLSCVAQSILQRTACSGAQSERFEFAQGKQTVGQKLYTLTRQAFDDLLQFIVTRCSHGHTNEQILQALLPS, from the coding sequence ATGCTGCCCTTTGTCGCTGTGCCATCGACGATTGCTCAAGAGTTTGGGAAATATCGAGACCTGTTCTGCCGAGGCGCAGGCTTTGAGCAGGTGAGTCGCTATGTGACCGGATTGCTGTTGAGTGAGAACAAAACCTTGCAAGGGATTGCCGGACAATGGGTAGCAGGTGGGGAGGTCGGCGGACGAAGAGCGATGCACGCAGCGGTGTTTGAGGCGGGCTGGAGGAGTTCAGAGTTAATGTCCCATCATCGTGCTGTGATAGCCAAAGAGCATCAGGGGCGAGGGCGAGAAGTCATCAGTCTGGATTGGACGCTCAGCCATCACGATTGGGGCAAGCAGATCTTTGGGGTGAAGCGATCCTATGATTATGTGGAACATCGGATGAGTTGCTTTCAAACGGTGGTGACGGCGACGATTGCGAACCGCCACCTAATTGATGGGATTGACGTGGTGGTGCAGTTTCCAGATTTTTCAGTGGCAGAACGGGAGTATCTGAAGGTGACGGCAAAATCCCACTATGACGATTTAGACCAAGTGCGAGAACGACTGATTGAGATGTTGCATTATCACAAGAATCGATTGGAGTATCGCAAACGCACCGAGATTGCCGTCGAGATTGTGCGCCAAGTGGAAGCGGAAGGACAATTTCCCACCGCCGATTATGCGTTTGACAATGGGGTGTTGACTGTTGAGTTAACCGCCATGATTGAGTCCGCAGGAAAACACTGGGTGAGTGAAGTTGAAAGTTCTCGCAACATCTTGTGGAATGACCAATGGCAACGGGTAGATGCGATTGGTTTAGAACTCAGAATCCATCACCCAGAGAGCTTTCGCCCGATTCAAGTCACTTGCCGCAACGGCGAAACGAAACCGATTTGGGCATTTACCAAAGTCGTGCGCCTCAAGAAGTTTGGACGCAAGCGATTGGTCATCGTCCACGAGCAAGCAGATTTACAAGACCCACCTCGCTTCCTGCTCACCGATGCGTTGCATTGGGAAAGTGGGCGAGTCATGCAGACTTGGAGTTATCGATGGTCCTGCGAGGTCTTTCATGAGGTGAGCAAACAGCACACCGGGCTAGAGTCGGCTCAGGTGCGGAACGAGGAAGCGGTCAACCGTCACTTCCGTCTTAGTTGCGTGGCGCAGTCGATTCTGCAACGGACTGCCTGTTCTGGCGCACAATCTGAACGATTTGAGTTTGCTCAAGGCAAGCAAACGGTGGGACAGAAGCTCTATACCCTCACTCGTCAAGCCTTTGATGATTTGCTGCAATTCATTGTGACGCGATGTTCTCACGGACATACAAATGAACAGATTTTACAAGCTCTCCTCCCCAGTTGA
- a CDS encoding hypothetical protein (IMG reference gene:2510095934) translates to MITLTLPQMNGSSTYKPVDEWLQSSVQTFFSQINWDDNSPTGQVSVSSATDFTDEPLSLEMSVSRFFATFSWDGNSIAAAPSVQPKPAGEGDFTLDDFSDLF, encoded by the coding sequence ATGATTACTCTTACCCTTCCTCAGATGAATGGTTCTAGCACATATAAGCCTGTGGATGAGTGGCTGCAATCGTCTGTTCAAACGTTCTTTTCGCAGATTAACTGGGACGATAACTCTCCCACTGGGCAGGTCAGTGTCTCCAGTGCTACTGATTTCACTGATGAACCACTGAGTCTAGAAATGAGTGTCTCTCGCTTTTTCGCAACATTTAGCTGGGATGGAAATTCGATCGCCGCTGCTCCCAGTGTGCAACCCAAGCCTGCTGGTGAAGGTGATTTTACTCTGGATGATTTTTCAGACCTATTTTAG
- a CDS encoding putative hydrocarbon binding protein (contains V4R domain) (IMG reference gene:2510095932~PFAM: V4R domain), with translation MISVADLLTNNRIPGNYFATDVYVRSDLELGLLENRRGDRLVALPETLIQAIYTGLDKETGQATRLVLFNCGKWWGKNFYTRFREELTDYYGQALADMTMAEFLQCLQQCWITHGWGKIELDHQYQNHGFLVIKTWNSPFASHAPNVNRPVCHFEAGILSAFFSQLTGRDLHCLQTTCESLGSDANRFVIGVEKRLEPAGIMVEQQVSHDTIMNELCV, from the coding sequence ATGATTTCTGTTGCTGATTTATTAACGAATAATCGTATTCCTGGCAACTACTTTGCCACAGATGTCTATGTGCGGAGCGATCTGGAATTAGGTTTGTTAGAAAATCGACGGGGCGATCGCCTTGTCGCACTACCAGAAACCTTAATTCAGGCAATTTACACAGGTTTGGATAAAGAAACTGGGCAAGCAACTCGCCTGGTATTGTTTAACTGTGGCAAGTGGTGGGGCAAAAACTTTTATACCCGGTTTCGGGAAGAACTCACTGATTACTACGGGCAAGCGCTGGCAGATATGACGATGGCAGAGTTTTTGCAATGTCTTCAGCAGTGTTGGATAACCCACGGTTGGGGCAAAATTGAGCTAGATCACCAGTATCAGAATCATGGTTTTTTAGTCATTAAAACCTGGAACTCGCCCTTTGCTAGCCATGCACCAAACGTGAATCGTCCAGTTTGCCATTTTGAAGCAGGAATTTTGAGCGCATTTTTTAGTCAACTGACTGGACGAGACCTGCATTGCTTACAAACAACTTGTGAATCATTAGGCTCGGATGCTAATCGGTTTGTTATTGGAGTAGAAAAGCGACTTGAACCAGCAGGGATTATGGTTGAGCAGCAGGTAAGTCACGATACTATCATGAATGAATTGTGTGTTTGA
- a CDS encoding hypothetical protein (IMG reference gene:2510095933), whose protein sequence is MHPQIEALFDEAESRYLKPEELAVLSQYVDSLPARLMTYCTLRDRELEIMQQVADQLQLELPQEKVEHLERAIKDGLLTLRYCAMGMLLNDENFVKERLMSWLSGTMSLYNSQTINTVLYRLLNQRLTEALGTQAMRLLTPPLLIAQALLLDEKVSQLSVK, encoded by the coding sequence ATGCATCCCCAAATTGAAGCATTATTTGACGAAGCAGAAAGCCGCTATTTGAAGCCGGAAGAATTGGCAGTTTTAAGCCAATACGTAGACTCGCTGCCTGCGCGGTTGATGACTTACTGCACCCTGCGAGATCGCGAGCTTGAGATCATGCAACAGGTTGCCGACCAACTCCAGCTAGAACTACCACAAGAGAAAGTCGAGCATTTAGAACGGGCAATTAAGGATGGGTTACTAACTCTGCGGTATTGTGCAATGGGGATGCTGTTAAACGATGAGAACTTTGTCAAAGAACGATTGATGAGTTGGTTAAGCGGCACCATGAGCCTTTACAACAGTCAAACAATTAATACTGTTCTTTATCGTCTGCTCAATCAACGGTTGACTGAAGCATTGGGCACTCAAGCTATGCGCTTGCTGACGCCACCCTTGCTGATAGCACAAGCATTACTACTCGACGAAAAAGTGTCTCAACTGTCGGTGAAATAA
- a CDS encoding putative hydrocarbon binding protein (contains V4R domain) (IMG reference gene:2510095935~PFAM: V4R domain), with amino-acid sequence MVTATPQLNSAKFKNPKKHNHYGFRDFFQFDSQTGTIRDWNGSQNLLTTEDFIIGLVEGLEEEVGDASAAIMYTIGCEWGQKDAFFFEKWFEKEFDRNIRQTNLLFLLETWWWPFTSQGWGRWEVDMGDRKQGFMFINVFDSAVARTLGDVGKPVCYLYAGLFAGFFTEMVRKQLSCIEIQCYSMGETYCKFLLGSQDRIDAAAFWLNEGATAKDIEKRLRAGDVLR; translated from the coding sequence ATGGTAACTGCAACTCCCCAGCTAAACTCTGCAAAATTTAAAAATCCCAAGAAGCATAACCATTACGGATTTCGTGATTTCTTTCAATTTGACTCACAAACTGGGACTATTCGCGATTGGAATGGTAGCCAAAACCTCCTGACAACTGAGGATTTTATTATTGGCTTGGTGGAAGGATTAGAAGAAGAAGTTGGTGATGCGTCGGCTGCCATTATGTATACCATCGGTTGTGAATGGGGGCAGAAGGATGCATTCTTCTTCGAGAAGTGGTTTGAGAAAGAATTTGATCGCAACATCCGCCAAACCAATCTTCTATTTCTGCTGGAAACCTGGTGGTGGCCTTTTACTTCGCAGGGATGGGGACGCTGGGAGGTGGACATGGGCGATCGCAAGCAAGGCTTTATGTTCATCAATGTGTTTGACTCCGCCGTCGCCCGGACACTGGGCGATGTGGGTAAACCTGTATGCTATCTCTATGCTGGGCTGTTTGCAGGCTTTTTTACAGAAATGGTGCGCAAGCAACTGAGTTGCATTGAAATTCAGTGTTACTCTATGGGCGAAACCTACTGCAAGTTCTTGCTAGGTAGCCAGGATCGCATCGATGCTGCGGCCTTTTGGTTAAACGAAGGTGCCACGGCTAAAGACATCGAAAAGCGCCTCCGGGCAGGGGATGTGTTGCGATGA